In Streptomyces durocortorensis, a genomic segment contains:
- a CDS encoding glycosyltransferase family 87 protein, giving the protein MPSPSAEDTSVQQQERPVVRPTDQDEVAAAGSELFGGRVGRWARLGDGPLTPVRVVALVMIGTFALGMVQKIPCYEWAWFRGATSQYTHACYSDIPHLFLGRGFADGLVPYFDRLSGDMQYLEYPVLTGVFMQVAAWLTLTPDSDPIQQREQMYWMVNAGMLMICAVIIAVCTARTHRWRPWDGLLVALAPAFALTATINWDLLAVALTAAAMLMWSRGRVLAFGILIGLATAAKLYPVLLLGPLLLLCWRAGRWREFGTALLGAGAAWLVVNLPVMLYAPEGWRKFYTFSQERPIDFGSFWLIITQRTGKPIDVETVNTASVVLMVVFCAGIAGLALSAARRPRFAQLAFLVVAAFILTNKVYSPQYVLWLIPLAVLARPRWRDFLIWQACEVMYFLGIWFYLAYTSGGDTHQGLPQEGYQIAIALHLLGTLYLCALVVRDILLPEKDPVRRDGSDDPSGGVLDGSPDASAPEPRRAAHPAESVDGPPVEWGTAHARSD; this is encoded by the coding sequence ATGCCAAGCCCCAGCGCAGAGGACACGAGCGTGCAGCAGCAGGAGCGGCCCGTCGTGCGGCCCACCGATCAGGACGAGGTCGCGGCGGCCGGGAGCGAGCTGTTCGGCGGCCGGGTGGGACGCTGGGCGCGGCTCGGCGACGGACCGCTCACGCCCGTGCGCGTCGTCGCGCTGGTCATGATCGGGACGTTCGCCCTCGGCATGGTGCAGAAGATCCCCTGCTACGAGTGGGCGTGGTTCCGCGGCGCCACCTCGCAGTACACGCACGCCTGCTACTCCGACATCCCGCACCTGTTCCTGGGCCGGGGCTTCGCCGACGGGCTCGTGCCGTACTTCGACCGGCTGAGCGGCGATATGCAGTACCTGGAGTACCCCGTCCTGACCGGGGTGTTCATGCAGGTGGCGGCCTGGCTGACGCTGACGCCCGACAGCGACCCCATCCAGCAGCGCGAGCAGATGTACTGGATGGTCAACGCGGGCATGCTGATGATCTGCGCGGTGATCATCGCCGTGTGCACAGCGCGCACGCACCGGTGGCGCCCCTGGGACGGGCTCCTGGTCGCGCTGGCCCCCGCGTTCGCCCTCACCGCGACCATCAACTGGGACCTGCTGGCCGTGGCCCTGACGGCCGCGGCGATGCTCATGTGGTCCCGGGGCAGGGTGCTCGCGTTCGGCATCCTCATCGGCCTCGCGACGGCCGCCAAGCTCTACCCCGTGCTGCTGCTCGGCCCTCTCCTGCTGCTCTGCTGGCGGGCGGGCAGGTGGCGCGAGTTCGGTACGGCCCTGCTCGGTGCGGGGGCGGCCTGGCTGGTGGTGAACCTGCCGGTGATGCTGTACGCCCCCGAAGGGTGGCGGAAGTTCTACACGTTCAGCCAGGAGCGGCCGATCGACTTCGGCTCGTTCTGGCTGATCATCACCCAGCGCACCGGCAAGCCCATCGACGTGGAGACCGTCAACACCGCCTCGGTGGTCCTGATGGTCGTGTTCTGCGCGGGCATCGCGGGCCTGGCGCTCAGCGCCGCGCGCCGGCCGCGCTTCGCCCAGCTGGCGTTCCTGGTGGTGGCCGCGTTCATCCTGACCAACAAGGTCTACTCACCGCAGTACGTGCTCTGGTTGATCCCGCTGGCCGTCCTGGCCCGGCCGCGCTGGCGCGACTTCCTGATCTGGCAGGCCTGCGAGGTCATGTACTTCCTGGGGATCTGGTTCTACCTCGCGTACACCAGCGGCGGGGACACGCACCAGGGCCTGCCGCAGGAGGGCTACCAGATCGCGATCGCCCTGCACCTGCTGGGCACGCTGTATCTGTGCGCCCTGGTCGTCCGGGACATCCTGCTGCCGGAGAAGGACCCGGTGCGCCGGGACGGGTCGGACGACCCGTCGGGCGGGGTGCTCGACGGGTCGCCGGACGCGTCCGCGCCGGAGCCCCGTCGCGCAGCGCACCCGGCCGAGTCGGTCGACGGGCCTCCGGTGGAGTGGGGCACGGCACACGCCCGCTCCGACTGA
- a CDS encoding transglycosylase domain-containing protein has translation MSEHRRKSPQPQGGGRAAARRAAQQSTGRRGAPSRRATSVSPSESPSESYGEERQYGSRAEARRAAQRGGRRRGADAGGHGAGGGGGRRRGGGGSEGPGGRGRDNGGPGKKRFIDYPRYGKYGFRRWVPSWKLVSGLCLGFLGLLMGVGGISYALVSKPNINEAAEAQNNVYYWADGTQMVATGGVVNRQEIKFEQIPVAMRNAVISAENKSFETDRGIDPVGIGRALFNMATGGETQGGSTITQQYVKNSRLNQDQTLTRKFKELFITLKVGGEMEKNDVMAGYLNVSYYGRGASGLQAAARTYYDKDATELNPSECAFLATLLKGASYYDPAGAPEIDKKNATKEKNTKRAISRWKWILDEQVKDGRMSAEERAKYTKFPMPKEPRKDAKLGGQTGYLVDLAKNYFLANNGQNIDAKQLDLGGFEIHTTFDKKKVKQLEDAVKKVYDAKIRPEERPETDTHVEFGGASVDAKTGAILATYGGQDATKHFTNNADATGAQVGSTWKPFVLAAAMQYGVRDPNLGREQSNSERTQVSPESIYNGDNKLRIRDYTGKVWLNENGDDWLQTNDGQADYGEIDLRKAMEQSANSPFVQLGMDVGTDKVKDVAVAAGLKDDDFMADASVPSFSIGTSSPSAIRMAGAYSTFATSGQQNDTYSVTEVKKGGEVVFQHKRKPKRAFSPDIADNITDVLKNVVENGTGKPARLEGREAAGKTGTTDGNRSAWFVGYTPQISTAISMFRLDDDETNKDREFEEMFGTGGEKKIHGNSFPASIWHDYMTAAMKGKKAIPFPEAKDLGETVWGGGAVSPSPTPSPTPTPTPSDDPTTPTPTPTTPSPTPTPSRTCGVFDWECQTADGGANAGADGGANNGGGENAGTTEGGENAGADGGGANSGTTDGTDNGGAEGGAGGRPGGGGSTIWGNAG, from the coding sequence ATGAGCGAGCACCGTCGCAAATCGCCTCAGCCACAGGGTGGCGGGCGTGCCGCGGCCAGACGAGCCGCCCAGCAGTCGACCGGACGCCGAGGAGCCCCGTCACGCAGGGCAACGTCCGTATCACCTTCCGAATCGCCGTCCGAGTCGTACGGCGAGGAGCGCCAGTACGGCAGCCGCGCCGAGGCCCGCCGAGCGGCTCAGCGGGGCGGCCGGCGCCGGGGCGCGGACGCCGGGGGCCACGGCGCGGGCGGCGGCGGTGGCCGGCGGCGCGGTGGCGGCGGTTCCGAGGGCCCGGGGGGCAGGGGACGCGACAACGGCGGGCCGGGCAAGAAGCGTTTCATCGACTACCCGCGCTACGGGAAGTACGGATTCCGGCGCTGGGTGCCCTCGTGGAAGCTGGTTTCGGGGCTCTGTCTGGGGTTCTTGGGGCTGCTGATGGGTGTGGGGGGTATCTCCTACGCCCTGGTGTCCAAGCCGAACATCAACGAAGCGGCCGAGGCACAGAACAACGTCTACTACTGGGCCGACGGTACCCAGATGGTGGCGACCGGTGGTGTGGTGAACCGCCAGGAGATCAAGTTCGAGCAGATTCCGGTCGCGATGCGCAACGCCGTGATCTCGGCCGAGAACAAGAGCTTCGAGACGGACCGGGGCATCGACCCGGTGGGTATCGGACGTGCGCTGTTCAACATGGCGACCGGTGGTGAGACCCAGGGCGGCTCCACGATCACCCAGCAGTACGTCAAGAACTCCCGGCTCAACCAGGACCAGACGCTCACCCGCAAGTTCAAGGAACTCTTCATCACGCTCAAGGTCGGCGGCGAGATGGAGAAGAACGACGTGATGGCGGGTTACCTCAACGTCTCGTACTACGGACGCGGTGCCTCCGGGCTCCAGGCAGCGGCCCGCACCTACTACGACAAGGACGCCACCGAACTGAACCCGAGCGAGTGCGCCTTCCTGGCGACGCTGCTCAAGGGGGCGAGCTACTACGACCCGGCCGGCGCCCCCGAGATCGACAAGAAGAACGCGACCAAGGAGAAGAACACCAAGCGGGCCATCAGCCGCTGGAAGTGGATCCTCGACGAACAGGTCAAGGACGGGCGCATGTCGGCGGAGGAGCGCGCCAAGTACACGAAGTTCCCCATGCCGAAGGAGCCGCGGAAGGACGCCAAGCTCGGTGGCCAGACCGGCTACCTGGTCGACCTCGCCAAGAACTACTTCCTCGCCAACAACGGCCAGAACATCGACGCCAAGCAGCTGGACCTGGGCGGCTTCGAGATCCACACCACCTTCGACAAGAAGAAGGTGAAGCAGCTCGAAGACGCGGTGAAGAAGGTCTACGACGCCAAGATCCGGCCCGAGGAGCGTCCCGAGACGGACACGCACGTCGAGTTCGGCGGTGCCTCGGTGGATGCGAAGACCGGCGCCATCCTCGCCACGTACGGCGGTCAGGACGCCACCAAGCATTTCACGAACAACGCGGATGCCACCGGTGCCCAGGTCGGCTCGACGTGGAAGCCCTTCGTCCTGGCCGCTGCGATGCAGTACGGGGTACGCGACCCGAACCTCGGCAGGGAACAGAGCAACTCCGAGCGCACCCAGGTCTCACCGGAGAGCATCTACAACGGCGACAACAAGCTGCGGATCAGGGACTACACCGGCAAGGTCTGGCTGAACGAGAACGGCGACGACTGGCTCCAGACGAACGACGGCCAGGCGGACTACGGCGAGATCGATCTGCGGAAGGCCATGGAGCAGTCCGCCAACTCCCCGTTCGTGCAGCTCGGCATGGACGTCGGGACGGACAAGGTCAAGGACGTCGCCGTCGCCGCCGGGCTCAAGGACGACGACTTCATGGCGGATGCCTCCGTCCCGTCGTTCTCCATCGGCACCTCCTCGCCCAGCGCCATCCGCATGGCGGGCGCCTACTCCACCTTCGCCACGAGCGGCCAGCAGAACGACACGTACTCCGTGACCGAGGTCAAGAAGGGCGGCGAGGTGGTCTTCCAGCACAAGAGGAAGCCCAAGCGCGCCTTCAGCCCGGACATCGCCGACAACATCACGGACGTGCTGAAGAACGTCGTGGAGAACGGAACGGGCAAGCCTGCCCGGCTGGAGGGCCGCGAGGCCGCGGGGAAGACGGGTACGACCGACGGCAACCGGTCCGCCTGGTTCGTCGGCTATACCCCGCAGATCTCGACGGCGATCAGCATGTTCCGGCTGGACGACGACGAAACGAACAAGGACCGCGAGTTCGAGGAGATGTTCGGCACCGGTGGCGAGAAGAAGATCCACGGAAACTCGTTCCCGGCCTCCATCTGGCACGACTACATGACCGCGGCGATGAAGGGCAAGAAGGCCATCCCCTTCCCGGAGGCGAAGGACCTGGGCGAGACCGTCTGGGGCGGTGGCGCGGTCAGCCCGAGCCCGACGCCCAGCCCGACGCCGACCCCGACACCGTCCGACGACCCGACGACCCCCACGCCGACGCCGACCACCCCGAGCCCGACGCCGACGCCGAGCAGGACCTGCGGGGTCTTCGACTGGGAGTGCCAGACCGCCGACGGCGGTGCGAATGCCGGCGCGGACGGCGGTGCCAACAACGGCGGCGGTGAGAACGCCGGTACCACCGAGGGCGGTGAGAACGCGGGAGCCGACGGCGGAGGCGCCAACTCCGGCACGACCGACGGCACCGACAACGGCGGCGCCGAAGGAGGAGCCGGTGGCCGTCCGGGCGGGGGCGGCAGCACGATCTGGGGCAACGCCGGATAG
- the rplI gene encoding 50S ribosomal protein L9 — MKIILTHEVSGLGAAGDVVDVKDGYARNYLVPRGFAIRWTKGGEKDVAQIRRARKIHEIATIEQANEIKAKLEGVKVRLAVRSGDAGRLFGSVTPADIASAIKAAGGPDVDKRRVELGSPIKTLGGHQVSVRLHPEVAAKLGIEVVAA; from the coding sequence ATGAAGATCATCCTCACCCACGAGGTCTCCGGCCTCGGTGCCGCCGGCGACGTCGTCGACGTCAAGGACGGGTACGCCCGCAACTACCTGGTTCCGCGTGGCTTCGCCATTCGCTGGACCAAGGGTGGCGAGAAGGACGTGGCGCAGATCCGCCGCGCCCGCAAGATCCACGAGATCGCGACGATCGAGCAGGCCAACGAGATCAAGGCCAAGCTTGAGGGCGTGAAGGTCCGTCTGGCCGTTCGCTCCGGCGACGCCGGCCGTCTCTTCGGCTCCGTGACCCCGGCCGACATCGCTTCGGCGATCAAGGCTGCCGGTGGTCCCGACGTCGACAAGCGTCGCGTCGAGCTCGGTTCGCCCATCAAGACGCTCGGCGGACACCAGGTGTCCGTCCGTCTGCACCCCGAGGTCGCAGCGAAGCTCGGCATCGAGGTCGTTGCTGCCTAA
- a CDS encoding PadR family transcriptional regulator — translation MSRRSGILEFAVLGLLRESPMHGYELRKRLNTSLGIFRAFSYGTLYPCLKTLVASGWLIEEPAGAPTDTTPAPASSLTGRRAKIVYRLTAEGKEHFEELLSHTGPDAWEDEHFAARFAFFGQTEREVRMRVLEGRRSRLEERLEKMRASLARTRERLDDYTLELQRHGMESVEREVRWLNELIESERSGRDRRRSTPEDSAQQDTPGETGGLPRRRDTTPPDPSDDTAK, via the coding sequence GTGAGCCGACGCTCCGGCATCCTGGAGTTCGCCGTTCTCGGCCTGCTCCGCGAATCGCCGATGCACGGCTATGAGCTGCGCAAACGCCTCAACACCTCGCTGGGGATCTTCCGTGCCTTCAGCTACGGAACCCTCTACCCCTGCCTCAAGACGCTGGTCGCCAGCGGCTGGTTGATCGAGGAGCCCGCCGGCGCGCCGACGGACACCACGCCCGCACCCGCCTCCTCTCTCACGGGACGCCGGGCCAAGATCGTCTACCGGTTGACGGCAGAAGGTAAGGAGCACTTCGAGGAACTGCTGTCCCACACCGGTCCGGACGCCTGGGAGGACGAGCACTTCGCAGCCCGCTTCGCCTTCTTCGGGCAGACCGAACGCGAGGTGCGGATGCGGGTGCTCGAAGGCCGGCGCAGCAGGCTGGAGGAGCGTCTGGAGAAGATGCGCGCCTCCCTCGCCCGCACTCGTGAACGACTCGACGACTACACACTTGAGCTGCAGCGGCACGGCATGGAGTCCGTGGAGCGCGAAGTGCGCTGGCTGAACGAGCTCATCGAGAGCGAGCGATCGGGACGGGATCGGCGACGATCCACACCCGAGGACTCCGCTCAGCAGGACACACCAGGAGAGACGGGCGGCCTGCCCCGGCGCCGGGACACCACCCCGCCGGATCCGTCCGACGACACCGCCAAGTGA
- a CDS encoding lipid II:glycine glycyltransferase FemX, which translates to MSLTLRTISREQHLAYIQSLPSASHCQVPAWADVKTEWRSENLGWFDKNGQIVGAGLVLYRQLPKIKRYLAYLPEGPVINWYAPNLDDWLQPMLAHLKQQGAFSVKMGPPVVIRRWDSAAIKSGIQDPDVKRLRDVEATHIEPRAFEVADRLRKMGWQQGEDGGAGFGDVQPRYVFQVPLANRSLEDVLKGFNQLWRRNIKKADKAGVEVVQGGYEDLAEWQRLYEITAVRDHFRPRPLSYFQRMWTVLNSEDPNRMRLYFARHNGVNLSAATMLVVGGHVWYSYGASDNIGREVRPSNAMQWRMLRDSYAMGATVYDLRGISDSLDETDHLFGLIQFKVGTGGEAVEYVGEWDFPLNKLLHKALDIYMSRR; encoded by the coding sequence ATGAGCCTGACCCTGAGGACCATCAGCCGAGAGCAGCATCTGGCGTACATCCAGAGCCTTCCCTCGGCAAGTCACTGCCAGGTCCCGGCGTGGGCTGACGTGAAGACCGAATGGCGCTCGGAGAATCTGGGCTGGTTCGACAAGAACGGCCAGATCGTCGGTGCGGGCCTCGTCCTGTACCGCCAGCTGCCCAAGATCAAGCGCTACCTCGCGTACCTCCCCGAGGGCCCGGTCATCAACTGGTACGCCCCGAACCTGGACGACTGGCTCCAGCCGATGCTCGCCCACCTCAAGCAGCAGGGCGCCTTCTCCGTGAAGATGGGCCCGCCGGTGGTCATCCGGCGCTGGGACTCGGCGGCCATCAAGTCCGGCATCCAGGACCCGGACGTCAAGCGGCTGCGCGATGTCGAGGCCACCCACATCGAGCCGCGCGCCTTCGAGGTCGCGGACCGGCTGCGCAAGATGGGCTGGCAGCAGGGCGAGGACGGCGGTGCCGGCTTCGGTGACGTACAGCCCCGTTACGTCTTCCAGGTGCCGCTCGCCAACCGCTCCCTGGAGGACGTCCTCAAGGGCTTCAACCAGCTCTGGCGCCGCAACATCAAGAAGGCCGACAAGGCAGGGGTCGAGGTCGTCCAGGGCGGCTACGAGGACCTGGCCGAGTGGCAGCGCCTCTACGAGATCACCGCTGTGCGCGACCACTTCCGGCCGCGCCCGCTCTCGTACTTCCAGCGGATGTGGACGGTCCTCAACTCCGAGGACCCCAACCGGATGCGGCTCTACTTCGCCCGGCACAACGGCGTGAACCTCTCCGCGGCCACGATGCTCGTCGTCGGCGGACACGTCTGGTACTCCTACGGCGCCTCCGACAACATCGGACGCGAGGTCCGGCCGTCGAACGCGATGCAGTGGCGCATGCTGCGCGACTCGTACGCGATGGGCGCCACCGTCTACGACCTGCGCGGCATCAGCGACTCGCTGGACGAGACCGACCACCTCTTCGGTCTGATCCAGTTCAAGGTCGGCACCGGCGGCGAGGCCGTCGAGTACGTCGGCGAGTGGGACTTCCCGCTCAACAAGCTGCTGCACAAGGCGCTCGACATCTACATGTCGCGCCGCTGA
- a CDS encoding inositol-3-phosphate synthase, with protein sequence MGSVRVAIVGVGNCAASLVQGVEYYKDADPAGKVPGLMHVQFGEYHVSDVEFVAAFDVDAKKVGLDLADAIGASENNTIKIADVPNTGVTVQRGHTHDGLGKYYRETIEESADAPVDVVQVLKDKQVDVLVCYLPVGSEVAAKFYAQCAIDAKVAFVNALPVFIAGTKEWADKFTEAGVPIVGDDIKSQVGATITHRVMAKLFEDRGVILDRTMQLNVGGNMDFKNMLERERLESKKISKTQAVTSQIRDRELGEGNVHIGPSDYVAWLDDRKWAYVRLEGRAFGDVPLNLEYKLEVWDSPNSAGVIIDAVRAAKIAKDRGIGGPILSASSYFMKSPPVQYFDDEARENVEKFIKGETER encoded by the coding sequence ATGGGTTCGGTTCGCGTAGCCATCGTAGGCGTGGGCAACTGCGCCGCCTCGCTGGTGCAGGGCGTCGAGTACTACAAGGACGCCGATCCGGCCGGCAAGGTGCCCGGTCTGATGCACGTCCAGTTCGGCGAGTACCACGTCAGTGACGTCGAGTTCGTCGCCGCCTTCGACGTCGACGCGAAGAAGGTCGGCCTCGACCTCGCGGACGCCATCGGCGCCAGCGAGAACAACACCATCAAGATCGCGGACGTGCCGAACACGGGCGTGACCGTCCAGCGCGGCCACACCCACGACGGTCTGGGCAAGTACTACCGCGAGACGATCGAGGAGTCCGCGGACGCCCCGGTCGACGTCGTCCAGGTCCTCAAGGACAAGCAGGTCGACGTCCTCGTCTGCTACCTGCCCGTCGGTTCCGAGGTCGCTGCGAAGTTCTACGCGCAGTGCGCCATCGACGCCAAGGTCGCGTTCGTCAACGCTCTCCCGGTCTTCATCGCCGGTACCAAGGAGTGGGCGGACAAGTTCACCGAGGCCGGTGTCCCGATCGTCGGCGACGACATCAAGTCCCAGGTGGGCGCCACCATCACGCACCGCGTGATGGCGAAGCTCTTCGAGGACCGGGGTGTCATCCTGGACCGCACGATGCAGCTGAACGTCGGCGGCAACATGGACTTCAAGAACATGCTTGAGCGTGAGCGCCTGGAGTCCAAGAAGATCTCCAAGACGCAGGCCGTCACCTCGCAGATCCGCGACCGTGAGCTCGGTGAGGGCAACGTCCACATCGGCCCCTCGGACTACGTGGCCTGGCTGGACGACCGCAAGTGGGCGTACGTACGCCTCGAAGGCCGCGCCTTCGGTGACGTTCCGCTGAACCTGGAGTACAAGCTTGAGGTGTGGGACTCCCCGAACTCGGCCGGTGTCATCATCGACGCCGTCCGCGCGGCGAAGATCGCCAAGGACCGCGGTATCGGCGGCCCGATTCTCTCCGCGTCGAGCTACTTCATGAAGTCGCCGCCGGTCCAGTACTTCGACGACGAGGCCCGCGAGAACGTCGAGAAGTTCATCAAGGGCGAGACCGAGCGCTGA
- a CDS encoding alanine racemase has protein sequence MALSLYVDTARWRAHQKSVLDQFPGLVPVCKGNGYGFGHERLADETIRFGSDTLAVGTTYEAARIKDWFSGDLLVLTPFRRGEEPVPLPDRVIRSVSSVDGVHALVGARVVIECMSSMKRHGVKEEELGLLHAAIEDVRLEGFALHLPLDRTDGSDAVEEVISWMDRLRAARLPLHTMFVSHLRAEELSRLQQQFPQTRFRARIGTRLWLGDHEATEYRGAVLDVTPVVKGDRFGYRQQKAASDGWLVVVAGGTSHGVGLEAPKALHGVMPRAKGVARAGLATVNRNLSPFVWAGKQRWFAEPPHMQVSILFVPSDAQEPRVGDELVAHLRHTTTQFDRLVDR, from the coding sequence ATGGCGCTCTCCCTCTACGTCGACACCGCGCGCTGGCGGGCGCACCAGAAGTCCGTGCTCGACCAGTTCCCCGGCCTCGTACCGGTCTGCAAGGGCAACGGCTACGGCTTTGGCCACGAGCGGCTCGCCGACGAGACGATCCGCTTCGGGTCCGACACCCTCGCCGTCGGCACGACATACGAGGCTGCCCGGATCAAGGACTGGTTCAGCGGCGACCTGCTCGTCCTGACCCCGTTCCGGCGCGGTGAGGAGCCCGTTCCGCTGCCGGACCGTGTCATCCGGTCCGTCTCCTCCGTCGACGGGGTGCACGCCCTGGTGGGCGCCCGGGTCGTCATCGAGTGCATGAGCTCGATGAAGCGCCACGGCGTCAAGGAGGAGGAGCTCGGGCTGCTGCACGCGGCGATCGAGGACGTACGGCTCGAAGGCTTCGCGCTCCACCTGCCGCTGGACCGCACCGACGGCTCCGACGCCGTCGAGGAGGTCATCAGCTGGATGGACCGGCTGCGCGCGGCCCGGCTGCCGCTGCACACCATGTTCGTCAGCCATCTGCGCGCCGAGGAGCTGTCCCGGCTCCAGCAGCAGTTCCCGCAGACCCGCTTCCGGGCCCGCATCGGGACCCGGCTCTGGCTCGGCGACCACGAGGCCACCGAGTACCGGGGGGCCGTCCTGGACGTGACCCCCGTCGTCAAGGGAGACCGGTTCGGCTACCGCCAGCAGAAGGCCGCCTCCGACGGCTGGCTGGTCGTCGTCGCGGGCGGTACGTCCCACGGGGTCGGCCTGGAGGCGCCCAAGGCGCTGCACGGCGTGATGCCGCGGGCCAAGGGCGTCGCCCGCGCGGGCCTGGCCACGGTCAACCGGAACCTGTCGCCGTTCGTCTGGGCGGGCAAGCAGCGGTGGTTCGCCGAGCCGCCTCACATGCAGGTGTCGATCCTGTTCGTGCCCTCCGACGCGCAGGAACCGCGGGTCGGGGACGAGCTGGTGGCCCATCTGCGCCACACGACGACCCAGTTCGACCGGCTCGTCGACCGCTAG
- the rpsR gene encoding 30S ribosomal protein S18, producing the protein MAKPPVRKPKKKVCAFCKDKTQYVDYKDTNMLRKFISDRGKIRARRVTGNCTQHQRDVATAVKNSREMALLPYTSTAR; encoded by the coding sequence ATGGCGAAGCCGCCTGTGCGCAAGCCTAAGAAGAAGGTCTGCGCGTTCTGCAAGGACAAGACCCAGTACGTGGACTACAAGGACACGAACATGCTGCGGAAGTTCATTTCCGACCGCGGCAAGATCCGTGCCCGCCGCGTCACCGGCAACTGCACGCAGCACCAGCGTGACGTCGCCACGGCAGTCAAGAACAGCCGTGAGATGGCGCTGCTGCCCTACACGTCCACCGCGCGATAA
- a CDS encoding single-stranded DNA-binding protein — protein MAGETVITVVGNLVDDPELRFTPSGAAVAKFRVASTPRIFDRQTNEWKDGEGLFLTCSVWRQAAENVAESLQRGMRVVVQGRLKQRSYEDREGVKRTVYELDVEEVGPSLKNATAKVTKTTGRGAQGGQGGYGGGQQGGNTWGGGPGGGGQQGGGGAPADDPWATGAPAGGQQGGAQQGGWGGSPSGSGGSGGGYSDEPPF, from the coding sequence ATGGCAGGCGAGACCGTCATCACGGTCGTCGGCAATCTCGTCGACGACCCCGAGCTGCGCTTCACCCCGTCCGGTGCGGCGGTCGCGAAGTTCCGTGTCGCGTCCACACCCCGCATCTTCGACCGGCAGACCAATGAGTGGAAGGACGGCGAAGGCCTGTTCCTCACCTGCTCGGTCTGGCGTCAGGCGGCGGAGAACGTCGCGGAGTCGCTTCAGCGAGGCATGCGCGTCGTCGTGCAGGGCCGGTTGAAGCAGCGGTCCTACGAAGACCGTGAGGGCGTCAAGCGCACGGTCTACGAGCTGGACGTCGAGGAAGTCGGCCCCAGCCTCAAGAACGCCACGGCCAAGGTCACCAAGACCACCGGTCGCGGTGCTCAGGGCGGCCAGGGTGGATACGGCGGCGGCCAGCAGGGTGGCAACACCTGGGGCGGCGGTCCCGGTGGCGGTGGCCAGCAGGGCGGTGGCGGTGCACCCGCCGACGACCCGTGGGCGACCGGCGCGCCGGCAGGCGGCCAGCAGGGCGGGGCCCAGCAGGGCGGCTGGGGCGGAAGCCCCAGCGGTTCCGGCGGCTCTGGCGGCGGCTACTCGGACGAGCCTCCTTTCTAG
- the rpsF gene encoding 30S ribosomal protein S6 — protein sequence MRHYEVMVILDPDLEERAVSPLIENFLSVVREGNGKVEKVDTWGRRRLAYEIKKKPEGIYSVIDLQAEPAVVKELDRQMNLNESVLRTKVLRPEVH from the coding sequence ATGCGTCACTACGAGGTGATGGTCATCCTCGACCCCGATCTCGAGGAGCGAGCAGTCTCCCCGCTGATCGAGAACTTCCTCTCCGTCGTCCGTGAGGGCAACGGAAAGGTGGAGAAGGTCGACACCTGGGGCCGTCGTCGGCTCGCTTACGAGATCAAGAAGAAGCCCGAGGGCATCTACTCGGTCATCGACCTGCAGGCCGAGCCTGCGGTCGTCAAGGAGCTCGACCGCCAGATGAACCTGAACGAGTCGGTCCTCCGGACCAAGGTCCTCCGTCCCGAGGTCCACTGA